A region of the Acidobacteriota bacterium genome:
GAGAGGGGCTGGAAGCCGCTCGGCCGGGTGCGCTCCTGGGCCACCGTCGGCGTCGAGCCGTCGCGCATGGGTATCGGTCCGGCGCCGGCGATCCGCAAGGCCCTCGAATCGGCCGGTATGAACCTCGGCGATCTCGACCTGATCGAGATCAACGAAGCCTTCGCCGGTCAGATCCTGGCCTGCGTTCAGGAGCTCGGCCTCGACATCGACAAGCTCAACGTCAACGGCGGCGCCATCGCCCTCGGTCATCCCCTGGGGGCCACCGGTGCCCGCATCACCCTCACCCTGCTGAAGGAGCTGCAGCGGCGTGGCGGGGGCGTCGGCGTCGCTTCGGCCTGCATCGGCGGCGGTCAGGGCATCGCGATGATCGTCGAATCGACCGGTTGATTCCGGACTCTGGGCCTTGATCGACTTGCGCCAGCGGCGGGTGGCGGTGACCGGTGGTAGCCGCGGTATCGGCGCCGCCTGCTGCCGGCTCTTCGCCGGCGCCGGGGCCGCCGTGCTGGTGGCCTACGGTGGGCGTCGCGGGGCGGCCGAGGAACTGGCCGAGGAGCTGCGGCAGATCAATCCGGGCCCCCACGACACGGTGGGCGGAGATCTCGCGTCGCCGGCCGGGGCCGAGGCCCTGGCGCAGGCGGCGCGGAACCTCTGGGGCGGCCTCGATTGTCTGGTCAACAACGCCGGCGTCTGGTGGCGCAATCCCCTCGGAACCTTCGATGTCGAGTCCTATCGCCGCCTGATGGCGGTCAACGTCGATGGTTGCTTCCTCGCTGCCCGCGCCGTCCTGCCGCTGCTCGAGCGCTCGTCCGACGGCAACATCGTCAACATCACCTCGACCGCCGGTCAGCGGGGAGAGGCTGACTACAGTGCCTATGCCGCCTCCAAAGGCGCGATGATCGCCGCCACCAAGGCCTGGTCGACGGAGCTCGCGCCGAGGGTGCGGGTGAACTCGGTGGCCCCCGGCTGGGTCGATTCGGAGATGTGCGCGCCGGCCTTCGCCGATGGTGGCCGCGAGCGCATCGCGGCGTCGATCCCCCTGGGGCGGGTCGCCGATCCCGGCGACATCGCCGGCCCGGTGGTGTTTCTCGCCTCATCGCTGGCTCGCCACATCACCGGCGAGGTCCTCAACGTCAACGGTGGCAGTGTCCTGGCCGGCTGAGTCGAGCGCTCCCTCGCTCTGGCTGAACCGTCCCGGGGCGCCTCGGGAGGTGCCTCTGGCGGTGGTGGGCGGTGGCCTGGTCGGCCTGTCCACCGCCTACTGGCTGGCCCGGCACGGCCAGTCGCCGCTCCTCCTCGAAGCGGGGAATCTGGCGGCCCGGGCGTCGGGACGCAACGCCGGCTTCCTGCTCTCCGGAGTCGCCCAGGTGGTCGAACGCCTCGGACGGCCTCAGGAGCGCGACGGCTTGCTCGACTTCTGGCGCGCCACCATCGCCAACCGCGAGCTGTTGCGGCGCGAGCTGATCGATCCTGGCCGAGTCGACTGTGACTTCTTGCCGGAGGGGAGCTGGCTGGCGACGGTGGGGGATCCCAGCGCCCTGCAGCAGGCCTGCGAGACCCTCCGGGGTGAAGGTCTCGACCTGGACTGGCGAGGCGCCGAAGCGGCCTATGCGGCGAGCGGCAGCCGCGCCATCCTGGGCGGCATCTTCACCGCTCGGGACGGCGGCCTGCACCCGGTCAAGCTGTGCCACGGTATGGCCGAGGCCGGCGGCTTCGCGGTCGAATGCGGATTCCGCGTTCGGAGCTTGGAGGCGCGGGGTGATCGCGCTCTCCTGGTGTCCGAAGGCCGCTCGGTGATCGCCGAGCGAGTCGTGTTGACCCTCAACGCCTATGCTCCCCGAGTGCTCCCGCAGCTGGCCTCGGCGGTGCGCCCGGTGCGTGGCCAGATCCTCGCCACCGCGCCCGGAGAGCGTTTCCTGCAAGGGGTCTGGTACCTCAACGATGGCTTCGAGTACGTTCGGCAGCTCG
Encoded here:
- a CDS encoding FAD-binding oxidoreductase, which produces MPLAVVGGGLVGLSTAYWLARHGQSPLLLEAGNLAARASGRNAGFLLSGVAQVVERLGRPQERDGLLDFWRATIANRELLRRELIDPGRVDCDFLPEGSWLATVGDPSALQQACETLRGEGLDLDWRGAEAAYAASGSRAILGGIFTARDGGLHPVKLCHGMAEAGGFAVECGFRVRSLEARGDRALLVSEGRSVIAERVVLTLNAYAPRVLPQLASAVRPVRGQILATAPGERFLQGVWYLNDGFEYVRQLADGTLLVGGRRLAAEADERGYAETPTATVQGALEEVLRELFPGCGDRPIVQRWAGTMAFTPNCLPCIGRLDHLPAVTYGVGFNGHGLSLGFLAGRHLALQALEQAGDPDFLPLTRYG
- a CDS encoding SDR family oxidoreductase, whose translation is MIDLRQRRVAVTGGSRGIGAACCRLFAGAGAAVLVAYGGRRGAAEELAEELRQINPGPHDTVGGDLASPAGAEALAQAARNLWGGLDCLVNNAGVWWRNPLGTFDVESYRRLMAVNVDGCFLAARAVLPLLERSSDGNIVNITSTAGQRGEADYSAYAASKGAMIAATKAWSTELAPRVRVNSVAPGWVDSEMCAPAFADGGRERIAASIPLGRVADPGDIAGPVVFLASSLARHITGEVLNVNGGSVLAG